Below is a genomic region from Anoxybacillus flavithermus.
CTCTCCTTTTCGTTGTTTGAGCGGCTTCCGTCATTCCGCACGCTCGAAGGCTTCCGATACAGGTCCAGCCTTATATAATAATCGCTCCGTTAATATTCGTAAACAACTGGGTTTGTGCTTCATTGCGATCCATTGCAGTAATGACCGTTTGGTTTACTGCGCTCACAATCAATGCCGCTTCGTTTGTAATGACGAGCGAGTCGCGTACCCCTTTTTGTTTTGCCTCGACAACTTTTTGTCCAATCAGTGCCCATTGTTCATCGTTAATATGAATATTTCGCTCTTGCAATCGTTGTTGGGCGTGTTTGCTTATTTTTAGCGTTTGCTCTGCTTCGATAAGCGCATCGCGAAACGATTGTTGCTCTGTTTGGACAGCCGCCTGTTTTTTCGGCGGAATCAACGGGGTGTGTGGGAAAAATTGAATGCGATTCATTTTCTCACCTCCTTTATTGCGACACTTTTGTGACGCGAGAGGCTAAAACGGTTTCTCCTTGTTCAATCTCTAACCATATGTCTGTTCCTTTTTGAACGACAGCTCTCACCACACCGCTTTGTTCATCCCATGTAACCGTCTTTCCAATCCATTCGCTATATTGAGCGAGAGACGGCGCAGACTGTTGCTGGATAAGCTTTTGCAATGCATCTAATGTGCCTACAAGTTTTTCCGATGTGCCCGTTTGTGTCTCAATAAACTTGCTCATCATATTTGACATATTGACCATTTGCTCAAGTGATGAAAAGTTTGCCATTTGTGAAATAAATTCACGGTCTTCCATCGGATTTAACGGATCTTGATGTTGCAGTTGGGCAATTAAAATTTTTAAAAAATCGTCTTTCCCTAACGAGCTTTTCCCTGTTTCACGCTGCGCGACTTGGCGTTGCGATAAAAGTAAGCTCGGATCAATGGCTGTCACATCGTCACCCCCCTATTCAAAATCAAACCATTCTTTTAGCCACTCTCCAAACGATTGATCACGCTGCTTTTTCTCTTCTCTTTGTTGCTCTTGTTGTTGCTGTTGCTGCTTTTGTTGCTGGAATGAATGATCGCGAAACTTTGCTTCATCAAATACGTTAAATTGTTCAACCGTAATGTGATCGGCAATATGCGCAAGCTGATGAATATGTTGTTCCACTAGCTGTTTCGCCGCTTCGGTCGATGTAATCATTTTTGCCGTTAACTTTCCTTTTTGCTGCATAAGCTTAATTGTTATATATCCTAAATGTTCAGGATGAAGGC
It encodes:
- a CDS encoding flagellar operon protein: MNRIQFFPHTPLIPPKKQAAVQTEQQSFRDALIEAEQTLKISKHAQQRLQERNIHINDEQWALIGQKVVEAKQKGVRDSLVITNEAALIVSAVNQTVITAMDRNEAQTQLFTNINGAIII
- a CDS encoding flagellar hook assembly protein FlgD; its protein translation is MTAIDPSLLLSQRQVAQRETGKSSLGKDDFLKILIAQLQHQDPLNPMEDREFISQMANFSSLEQMVNMSNMMSKFIETQTGTSEKLVGTLDALQKLIQQQSAPSLAQYSEWIGKTVTWDEQSGVVRAVVQKGTDIWLEIEQGETVLASRVTKVSQ